In a genomic window of Pseudomonas mohnii:
- a CDS encoding peroxiredoxin: MAVAIDQPVADFEAPATSGQTVSLAALKGKQVVIYFYPKDSTPGCTTQGQGFRDQLEAFKAANTEVFGVSRDSLKSHENFKAKQAFTFELISDKEEALCQQFDVIKLKKLYGKEYMGVDRSTFLIDKDGVLRQEWRGVKVPGHVDAVLAAAQALNKA; the protein is encoded by the coding sequence ATGGCCGTTGCTATCGACCAACCGGTTGCCGATTTCGAAGCACCCGCCACCAGCGGGCAGACCGTCAGCCTCGCGGCCCTCAAAGGCAAGCAGGTGGTGATCTACTTCTATCCGAAGGACAGCACACCAGGCTGCACCACTCAGGGCCAGGGCTTTCGCGATCAGCTCGAAGCCTTCAAAGCAGCCAACACCGAGGTGTTCGGCGTGTCGCGCGACAGCCTGAAATCCCACGAAAACTTCAAGGCCAAGCAGGCATTCACCTTCGAGCTGATCAGCGACAAGGAAGAAGCGCTTTGCCAGCAGTTCGACGTGATCAAGCTGAAAAAGCTCTACGGCAAGGAATACATGGGTGTGGATCGCAGCACGTTCCTGATCGACAAGGACGGCGTGCTGCGTCAGGAATGGCGTGGCGTGAAGGTGCCAGGGCATGTTGATGCGGTTTTAGCCGCTGCCCAGGCGCTGAACAAGGCTTGA
- a CDS encoding glycine cleavage system protein R yields the protein MSTPTVREQFLVISALGANPMELTNVLCRASHENRCAVVTSRLTRHGECSALILEVSGSWDALARLEGSLPVLAKRHAFTVNVVRSAALENRPQALPYVAYVSSAYRSDIVNELCQFFMDHNVELENLTCDTYQAPQTGGTMLNATFTVTLPAGVQISWLRDQFLDFADALNLDALIEPWRPQNPM from the coding sequence CCACAGTTCGCGAACAATTCCTTGTCATCAGTGCCCTTGGCGCCAACCCCATGGAGCTGACTAACGTCCTGTGCCGCGCCAGCCATGAAAATCGCTGCGCCGTGGTTACCTCACGCCTGACACGCCACGGCGAGTGCAGTGCGCTTATCCTCGAAGTCTCCGGCAGCTGGGACGCCCTGGCACGCCTGGAAGGCAGCCTGCCCGTGCTGGCGAAACGGCACGCGTTCACCGTCAATGTAGTGCGCAGCGCAGCCCTGGAGAATCGTCCACAGGCTCTGCCTTACGTTGCATACGTCAGCTCGGCCTACCGATCGGACATCGTCAACGAGTTGTGCCAGTTCTTCATGGACCACAACGTCGAGCTTGAAAACCTGACTTGCGATACCTATCAGGCTCCGCAGACCGGCGGCACCATGCTCAACGCCACTTTTACCGTGACCTTGCCGGCCGGCGTGCAGATCAGTTGGTTGCGCGATCAATTCCTGGACTTCGCCGACGCGCTGAACCTGGATGCCCTGATTGAACCGTGGCGCCCACAAAACCCAATGTAA